The following proteins come from a genomic window of Marispirochaeta sp.:
- a CDS encoding LacI family DNA-binding transcriptional regulator has product MVRITDVAKAAGVSPSTVSHVLNGKRPISEKTKAKVFRAIDTLGYTPNPNAQALKSTHTGIIGFFASDITELFVTQIIRGVEKITRERNTFLLFASGVEFNYDVREAVKFLRKRRIDGLIISYGISQRFSLDSLRNLDIPLVTINTRLTKHFPAVLPDNFDGGYQAAQHLFRQGARIPAIIAGPEDRIASTERIEGFLAAVKELDIDFKEPQQIYYGDFSAYSGEQGFQELLQCVPAIDGIFCANDYMAAGALNAALKNGIPVPEKMKILGFDNREFASFWSIPITTFAQPLTDMGRTSAQILFDLIEGKEPQYYETKLKSTLIKRNST; this is encoded by the coding sequence ATGGTACGAATAACTGATGTGGCTAAAGCGGCAGGGGTCTCTCCTTCCACAGTCAGCCACGTTCTCAACGGCAAACGGCCTATCAGTGAGAAAACAAAAGCCAAGGTTTTCCGGGCAATAGATACCCTCGGTTATACTCCCAATCCAAATGCTCAGGCATTAAAAAGCACTCATACCGGTATCATAGGGTTTTTTGCCTCTGATATCACCGAATTGTTCGTAACACAGATTATCCGCGGAGTGGAAAAAATCACCCGTGAACGCAATACATTCCTGCTCTTCGCTTCCGGAGTTGAGTTTAACTATGATGTACGGGAAGCAGTGAAGTTCCTTCGGAAGCGTCGGATCGACGGTTTGATCATCTCCTACGGAATCTCGCAACGTTTTTCCCTGGACTCGCTACGCAATCTGGATATACCGTTGGTTACCATCAATACCAGGCTTACTAAACATTTTCCCGCAGTTCTTCCGGACAACTTTGACGGCGGCTATCAGGCTGCACAACATCTTTTCCGTCAGGGCGCACGGATACCCGCTATTATCGCCGGACCTGAGGATCGTATTGCCAGCACCGAACGTATCGAAGGATTTCTTGCCGCAGTAAAGGAGCTGGATATCGATTTCAAAGAGCCCCAGCAGATTTATTACGGCGATTTTTCCGCCTATTCCGGTGAACAGGGATTTCAGGAGCTCCTGCAGTGTGTTCCAGCTATTGACGGAATATTCTGTGCTAACGACTATATGGCTGCCGGGGCTCTGAATGCTGCACTTAAAAACGGTATCCCCGTGCCTGAAAAGATGAAAATCCTGGGTTTTGATAATCGCGAATTCGCCTCCTTCTGGTCAATCCCGATCACTACTTTTGCCCAGCCCCTTACGGACATGGGACGGACCAGCGCTCAGATCCTTTTCGATCTCATTGAGGGGAAAGAACCTCAATATTATGAAACAAAACTCAAGAGTACATTAATAAAACGGAACTCTACCTGA
- a CDS encoding sugar ABC transporter permease translates to MKKRKQTHGTFEQTLTPLLFLTPNMLIFAIFIILPAVFGLRMAFFEWSILGGKTFIGFENFLRIFQDDMFWRTLSNTVIYVASVVPLIIICSLALSLIASHHVPGIGVFRAFYYLPTMLSFVIVGIAWRWILGDDLGILNYLIVTAGRAKIHWLTDSAMAKFSLVLVTVWNRTGYFMMMFIGGLTAIPETYYEAAHMDGASRFQMFRHITLPLLRPTVMVVGVLSTIEAFKAFELIFVMTGGGPGYSTKFLVQNIYQIAFEEDRMGYAASMSIVLLLIIGAFTFFQFFMNRREYANE, encoded by the coding sequence ATGAAGAAGAGAAAACAGACTCACGGAACGTTTGAACAGACCCTTACACCGCTCCTCTTTCTAACACCCAATATGCTCATATTCGCCATATTCATCATCCTCCCGGCTGTTTTCGGCCTGAGGATGGCTTTTTTCGAATGGAGTATTCTGGGAGGGAAGACTTTTATCGGCTTTGAGAACTTTCTGCGGATATTCCAGGATGATATGTTTTGGAGAACACTTTCCAACACCGTTATCTACGTCGCCTCGGTAGTTCCTTTGATTATCATATGCAGCCTCGCTTTGTCGCTGATCGCGAGTCATCATGTTCCGGGAATAGGAGTATTTCGGGCATTCTACTATCTGCCGACCATGCTGAGTTTTGTAATCGTCGGTATAGCCTGGCGATGGATTCTTGGGGATGACCTTGGCATTTTAAATTACCTCATTGTTACTGCTGGAAGGGCAAAGATCCACTGGTTGACCGATTCGGCAATGGCAAAATTCAGCCTGGTCCTTGTCACTGTCTGGAACCGAACAGGCTATTTTATGATGATGTTCATTGGAGGACTGACCGCCATTCCGGAGACATATTATGAAGCAGCTCATATGGACGGGGCATCCCGTTTTCAGATGTTCAGGCATATCACTCTGCCGCTGCTGCGTCCGACCGTCATGGTGGTGGGAGTATTATCAACAATAGAGGCCTTTAAAGCCTTCGAGCTCATCTTCGTCATGACCGGCGGCGGACCGGGTTATTCAACCAAGTTCCTGGTTCAAAACATCTACCAGATCGCCTTTGAAGAGGACCGTATGGGCTATGCTGCCAGCATGTCGATCGTCCTTTTGCTCATTATAGGAGCTTTCACCTTTTTTCAGTTCTTTATGAACAGGAGGGAGTATGCCAATGAGTAG
- a CDS encoding EamA family transporter, which yields MVLVGDCRSGRTGNFTFYFVSIAHGSVAVAATLMYCAPVFVYLVSFALKLERPTTMKWTAIAVVMLGIVLLTQIYNIGARRVTPVGVGAGLLAGLSYAIFIFGFKYATPHGSPQAILSIVFGVLAVILIRMGDADQTVAALCTQDWPLFAGLGVLGAGLSFILYVTGLNHTPPTVASIVTMVEPVTASLFSVVVLNESLAGLQIFGMGLILVTVTGLSVYSSTR from the coding sequence ATGGTTCTGGTCGGCGATTGCCGGTCAGGGCGTACCGGTAACTTCACTTTCTACTTTGTCAGCATCGCGCATGGCAGTGTCGCGGTTGCGGCAACGTTGATGTACTGCGCACCGGTATTCGTGTATCTCGTGTCATTCGCACTAAAGCTTGAACGCCCCACCACGATGAAGTGGACTGCGATCGCAGTGGTGATGCTGGGTATTGTGTTGCTTACACAGATTTACAACATCGGTGCGAGGAGAGTCACGCCTGTCGGTGTGGGCGCCGGGCTGCTTGCCGGACTCTCCTACGCTATATTCATTTTCGGTTTTAAGTATGCGACTCCTCACGGCAGCCCGCAGGCCATTCTCTCAATAGTGTTTGGGGTACTTGCCGTTATCCTTATCCGGATGGGCGATGCCGACCAGACAGTCGCGGCCCTGTGTACACAGGATTGGCCGCTATTCGCAGGACTGGGAGTGCTCGGCGCGGGATTGTCGTTCATTCTTTATGTCACCGGCCTGAATCATACACCGCCGACTGTGGCCTCAATTGTGACAATGGTCGAACCGGTCACCGCTTCGCTATTCAGCGTAGTGGTTTTAAATGAAAGTCTTGCCGGCCTGCAGATCTTCGGTATGGGACTGATTTTGGTCACAGTAACCGGGCTTAGCGTGTATTCGAGTACGCGATGA
- a CDS encoding TIM-barrel domain-containing protein, which translates to MKLSITNLQRIEIERKKVLLIGQKGHVELACYGGGTFSIMYTFSQFSYPQTQRKISQHMFSPGFHPGDDDACREWDEIEEHNADFLLSSGENNFFIDKATATVAVYHKELLVHGGKIGDKDTVLPDYPLRVQFDSLTRRHTGKFNFHLEKDDAFFGLGEKSGNLNKRNRRFKMFNRDSLGYNAELSDPLYKSIPFLIKMNRVAGSLCGLFFPNLDIEEFDLGVESNYYYHLKLNGGPYGYFLFTGDTYHKILSQYTAITGRPALPPLFTFGFMGSSMSYTESEDAEDKVEKYFDTIENYGIPCEGMYFSSGYVKAENGERYSLLWNRKKFKNPKTLIHSFLKRGYRICCNIKPGFLTTHPWYRELADQNLFLKDGDGNDFSEYYWGNTASFIDFSQDHAYAWWKKQLKEHFIKNGITGIWNDNNEFELEDESVPAHSIRTIFPMLMSKAAYEALREEHPGKRPWVISRSGCAGMQRYARTWTGDNVSDYTSLAYNVLMGLNLGLSGVPFYGHDIGGFFGDKPDEDLLVRWCQSAVFQPRFVIHSWNSDGIPTEPWSYPDAAERIIELVREHYRFIPYIYNCAIEAARSGVPVERPLALEFPRDTRIQFDDFNFLFGDAILVIAPVKAECEHFSVYLPEGNSWYDPFLKRLLPGGQSYERHYPLEGVRYLVRSGSIVPTTDQMKSLSDSFFRHVHFQIFPDTSGKPTIYTYYEDDGESDFTAGSYNEWKIETQKRRDASYSLYSLRLKRISFAEKRQKKENRTFSLELPEGFTFLNSDSVTITIQLTSGDNEYHFEFQGDYLVCKNQ; encoded by the coding sequence ATGAAACTGTCCATTACCAATCTGCAGCGTATAGAAATTGAACGGAAGAAGGTCCTGCTTATCGGTCAAAAAGGTCATGTCGAATTGGCGTGCTATGGTGGAGGTACTTTTTCCATAATGTATACATTTTCCCAGTTCAGCTATCCACAAACACAGAGAAAAATCTCTCAGCATATGTTCTCTCCGGGTTTTCATCCCGGAGACGACGATGCATGCCGTGAATGGGATGAGATCGAAGAACACAACGCTGATTTTCTCCTTTCCTCAGGGGAGAATAATTTTTTCATCGACAAGGCCACTGCTACTGTAGCTGTTTACCATAAAGAGCTACTGGTTCATGGCGGGAAAATCGGAGACAAGGATACAGTACTGCCGGACTATCCCCTGAGGGTCCAGTTCGACAGTCTCACCAGGCGGCATACGGGAAAATTCAATTTTCACCTCGAAAAGGATGACGCTTTCTTCGGACTGGGCGAAAAATCCGGCAACCTGAACAAGCGCAACCGGCGCTTCAAAATGTTCAACCGGGATTCCCTCGGTTACAATGCCGAGCTCTCTGATCCCTTGTACAAATCAATCCCCTTTCTCATAAAGATGAATCGCGTTGCAGGTTCGCTGTGCGGTCTTTTTTTCCCCAACCTCGACATCGAAGAGTTCGATCTCGGAGTAGAAAGCAACTATTATTACCATCTCAAATTGAACGGGGGTCCTTACGGCTACTTTCTCTTCACCGGCGACACCTACCACAAGATACTTTCCCAGTATACCGCTATAACCGGACGCCCTGCCCTCCCTCCCCTCTTTACCTTCGGTTTCATGGGCTCCTCAATGAGCTATACCGAGTCTGAAGATGCCGAAGACAAGGTAGAAAAATATTTCGACACCATTGAAAACTACGGGATTCCCTGTGAAGGAATGTATTTTTCATCCGGTTATGTAAAGGCTGAAAACGGAGAGCGTTACTCTCTGCTGTGGAACCGCAAAAAATTCAAGAATCCAAAAACTCTCATACACAGTTTTCTTAAACGAGGCTACCGCATCTGCTGTAATATCAAACCGGGATTTCTGACCACCCATCCATGGTACCGGGAACTCGCAGATCAAAACCTCTTCCTGAAGGACGGGGATGGCAACGACTTCAGCGAGTACTACTGGGGCAATACAGCATCCTTCATCGATTTTTCCCAGGATCATGCCTACGCATGGTGGAAAAAACAGCTGAAAGAACATTTCATCAAAAACGGTATCACTGGAATCTGGAATGACAACAACGAGTTTGAACTCGAGGACGAGTCGGTTCCGGCCCACAGCATCAGGACAATCTTTCCGATGCTTATGTCCAAGGCGGCTTACGAAGCATTACGGGAAGAACACCCCGGCAAACGGCCCTGGGTTATCAGCCGCAGTGGGTGCGCAGGTATGCAGCGTTATGCCAGGACCTGGACCGGGGATAATGTTTCCGATTATACCTCCCTTGCCTACAATGTCCTTATGGGTCTCAACCTGGGTCTGAGCGGTGTGCCTTTCTACGGTCATGATATCGGGGGATTTTTCGGAGATAAACCTGATGAGGACTTGCTGGTCAGGTGGTGTCAAAGCGCGGTGTTTCAACCACGCTTTGTGATCCACTCCTGGAACTCCGATGGCATTCCTACTGAGCCATGGAGTTATCCCGATGCTGCTGAGCGTATTATTGAACTCGTCCGGGAACATTACCGTTTCATACCGTATATTTATAACTGTGCGATCGAGGCAGCCAGATCGGGAGTGCCTGTTGAACGCCCCCTGGCATTGGAATTCCCCCGGGATACCAGAATACAGTTCGACGATTTTAATTTTCTATTCGGCGATGCGATACTGGTTATTGCACCGGTAAAAGCAGAATGTGAACATTTCTCAGTGTATCTGCCTGAGGGTAATAGCTGGTACGATCCTTTTCTAAAAAGGCTTCTTCCGGGAGGGCAAAGCTATGAGCGGCATTATCCCCTGGAGGGGGTGCGCTATCTGGTACGAAGTGGCAGCATTGTGCCAACCACCGATCAGATGAAATCCCTGAGCGATTCGTTTTTCCGCCATGTTCATTTCCAGATTTTTCCCGACACCAGCGGGAAGCCCACCATCTATACCTATTATGAGGATGATGGAGAGTCAGACTTTACAGCCGGTAGTTACAATGAATGGAAAATAGAGACACAGAAAAGGCGAGATGCGTCCTATTCCCTCTACTCTCTCCGGCTGAAACGGATCAGCTTTGCCGAGAAGAGGCAAAAAAAAGAAAACAGGACTTTTTCGCTGGAACTGCCGGAAGGATTCACTTTTCTCAATTCTGATTCTGTAACCATAACCATACAGCTTACATCCGGTGACAACGAATACCACTTCGAGTTTCAGGGAGACTATTTAGTCTGTAAGAATCAATAG
- a CDS encoding Fic family protein, whose translation MNQPSRLLNNHTIPPAILASQLQYKLVCIHPFIDGNGREARLIMNLILMTNGLDSGRVPFY comes from the coding sequence TTGAATCAACCTTCGCGGTTATTAAACAATCATACAATACCACCAGCAATTCTTGCATCGCAGTTACAGTATAAACTTGTATGCATTCATCCATTTATTGATGGAAATGGGCGAGAAGCGCGATTAATAATGAACTTAATACTCATGACAAATGGTCTCGACTCAGGTAGAGTTCCGTTTTATTAA
- a CDS encoding carbohydrate ABC transporter permease has translation MNAFSKGDFFLYFKNSLFVSVTATLLTVLINTMAGYALSKFIFKGRDIIFYTMIATLMIPLQVIMVPIFLLLKNLGMLNSLWGIIIPPAATPTGIFLARQYILTIPNSLIEAARIDGGGEFFIFHSIILPLATPIIGTITIFSFMWRWNDFLWPFIVISTPKLMTVQLALANFVGQYQINWASLLAMTIISMIPMIIVFLLFQKYFVKGLTAGGVKF, from the coding sequence ATGAACGCCTTTAGTAAGGGGGATTTTTTCCTCTACTTTAAGAATTCACTGTTCGTATCGGTGACCGCCACGCTGCTGACGGTACTCATCAATACGATGGCCGGGTATGCTCTGTCAAAGTTTATCTTCAAAGGCAGAGATATCATTTTTTATACCATGATAGCCACTCTGATGATTCCTTTGCAGGTAATCATGGTACCGATTTTTCTCCTGCTAAAAAACCTGGGAATGCTCAACAGCCTCTGGGGGATAATCATTCCGCCCGCAGCAACACCTACCGGTATTTTTCTGGCACGGCAATATATTCTCACAATTCCCAACTCTTTAATCGAAGCGGCCCGGATCGACGGCGGTGGTGAATTCTTTATCTTTCATTCCATTATCCTGCCCCTTGCCACCCCGATAATCGGGACCATTACTATATTTTCCTTTATGTGGCGCTGGAATGATTTTCTCTGGCCTTTTATCGTCATCTCTACCCCAAAGCTCATGACGGTGCAGCTTGCCCTGGCAAATTTTGTCGGGCAGTACCAGATCAACTGGGCCAGCCTCCTGGCCATGACCATTATTTCGATGATCCCGATGATAATAGTCTTTCTCCTCTTTCAGAAGTACTTCGTCAAAGGTCTAACAGCCGGGGGAGTTAAATTCTAG
- a CDS encoding diguanylate cyclase → MILLILSVWGIPAGAETVQLDDTHSSFSLNRELHYLIDEDSSLSAREAYEQRDSYRSFPQESLPIPRDGTLWLIFKVVNGSSTEDWIIENAMKIELMELHLKSRGFGTPLQRAGNRIPFADRSPKTRNPTFKLKLKPGETEEVLIRLYDHQSASVRLEMIGEGAFRNRYIRDTLLLGLVFGFFAALIVYNFLIFVFSKDRAYLLYSLYMTAFFLNQFAQERLFSQYLTPDQPYGFFWFILFGGLTAALGLDFFRNFIETRDSMPRMDKMMRGLRNVAFLLAFSAFAYAGPVSADILNVLSLAAMAFILLALILRIIRRDLLAFVCLAGSLLYLAGTAAEIFVTLVPVQVTPFVLNAQLYGAITQVLFLGFALGAKTYRLRVQYNRMQQHYREDLERSVAKRTEELVVLNRRLAEHALTDTLTGLYNRKELEQRTRELDPYLQRKQESDDKNYSVSIAYLDLDNFKYCNDTFGHGYGDKLLQEAASLLRANTRPYDLLFRIGGDEFLIIMPETDPAEAWRIVERVRGSFETASFKETRVSVSIGLASSVSSPGVSLMELMQIADAALLQSKKQGKNRVCENQTLPVKR, encoded by the coding sequence TTGATTCTTCTGATCTTGTCCGTATGGGGAATCCCTGCCGGAGCTGAAACAGTACAACTTGACGATACACATTCTTCCTTTTCTCTTAACAGGGAATTGCACTATCTGATCGATGAAGACTCCTCTCTTTCTGCCCGTGAGGCCTATGAACAGAGGGATTCCTACCGGAGTTTCCCGCAGGAATCCCTTCCGATACCGAGGGACGGCACCCTGTGGCTGATTTTCAAGGTGGTAAACGGTAGCAGCACAGAAGACTGGATTATTGAGAACGCCATGAAGATAGAGCTTATGGAGCTTCATCTCAAATCCAGGGGCTTCGGAACACCGCTTCAGCGGGCGGGCAACAGGATTCCGTTTGCCGACCGCAGTCCCAAAACACGCAACCCGACGTTCAAATTGAAGCTGAAACCCGGAGAGACCGAAGAGGTCCTTATCCGCCTGTACGATCATCAGTCTGCAAGCGTTCGGCTGGAGATGATCGGAGAAGGCGCTTTTCGGAACCGTTACATCCGGGACACCCTGCTGCTTGGTCTGGTGTTCGGATTTTTCGCGGCCCTTATTGTCTACAATTTCCTCATTTTTGTTTTCAGCAAGGACCGGGCATATCTTCTCTACTCGCTCTACATGACCGCGTTCTTTCTGAACCAGTTTGCCCAGGAACGGCTGTTCTCCCAGTACCTTACTCCTGATCAGCCTTACGGTTTCTTCTGGTTTATCCTCTTCGGCGGGCTGACAGCCGCCCTCGGTCTCGATTTCTTCCGGAATTTTATTGAGACCAGGGACTCGATGCCGCGCATGGACAAAATGATGCGCGGTCTGAGAAACGTCGCATTCCTGCTCGCTTTCTCGGCGTTTGCGTATGCAGGTCCGGTCTCCGCGGACATCCTCAATGTTCTGAGCCTCGCGGCGATGGCTTTTATTCTTCTGGCTCTTATACTACGGATTATCAGGCGCGATCTTCTGGCCTTTGTCTGTCTTGCAGGATCATTACTCTACCTGGCCGGTACCGCTGCCGAGATATTTGTAACCCTGGTTCCCGTACAGGTCACACCTTTTGTCCTCAACGCCCAGCTTTACGGCGCGATAACCCAGGTTCTCTTCCTTGGCTTCGCTCTCGGCGCGAAGACCTATCGTCTGCGGGTTCAATATAACCGGATGCAGCAGCACTACCGGGAAGATCTCGAGCGAAGCGTTGCCAAGCGAACGGAAGAGCTTGTGGTGCTCAACCGCAGGCTTGCCGAACACGCCCTGACCGATACGCTTACCGGACTGTATAACAGAAAGGAACTGGAACAGCGCACCCGTGAACTCGATCCTTATCTGCAGAGGAAACAGGAGAGTGACGATAAAAACTACTCGGTCTCGATTGCATATCTGGATCTGGACAATTTCAAATACTGCAACGACACCTTCGGCCACGGATATGGCGACAAGCTTCTGCAGGAAGCTGCTTCCCTGCTGCGTGCTAATACACGCCCCTATGATCTCCTGTTCCGTATTGGCGGAGACGAGTTTCTTATAATCATGCCCGAGACCGACCCCGCTGAGGCCTGGCGGATAGTCGAGCGGGTCCGCGGCAGTTTTGAAACCGCTTCTTTTAAGGAAACAAGGGTATCCGTATCGATCGGTCTCGCCTCTTCCGTCTCCTCGCCCGGAGTATCCCTGATGGAACTGATGCAGATTGCCGACGCGGCTCTTCTGCAGTCGAAAAAGCAGGGGAAAAACAGGGTCTGCGAAAATCAGACCCTGCCTGTAAAAAGATAA
- a CDS encoding sugar ABC transporter substrate-binding protein, which translates to MVKKILLCTLLIAAVIGMAWAGGQADGSKEAEKVELSVLWFDDANESEVFLQTMADYRETHPNVSFDVQVIPFQDYEKKLKLMIAGGTPPDIARVTNNHIAMLYESMEPLNGNIENLDRFVSNFFESSLALATNPAGQLVALPTEATANGMLVNKTAFESVGIDIDELSRTWTWDEWVDAMKKVVAENAKIKYGIGYDFSPHRWSTLLFEAGGRFLNDELDGMNFNTPETLDTLNFFKMLHDEGLAPKSVWMGSEKPQEMFMSGLVACHIGGSWWINAYAQDITGFEWTAVRMPKRKIRSSVPGGKFIATFKGAANQEVAFDVIKTFSDKEHNEQYCLNTFNLSSRKDAEIEYPRRSSDFAVFADDLSVTPAYTANDWKSPELNKIYSYIREQIVEGLLGNQTVEETARNIHERGNSFFN; encoded by the coding sequence ATGGTAAAAAAGATTCTGCTATGCACCCTGCTGATAGCTGCAGTGATCGGTATGGCATGGGCAGGCGGTCAAGCTGACGGAAGCAAAGAGGCTGAAAAAGTTGAACTCTCAGTTTTGTGGTTTGATGACGCCAATGAATCGGAAGTGTTTTTACAGACCATGGCGGATTACCGGGAAACACACCCCAACGTGAGTTTCGACGTGCAGGTGATACCGTTTCAGGACTATGAAAAGAAACTCAAGTTGATGATCGCGGGAGGCACGCCACCGGATATCGCACGGGTAACCAACAACCACATCGCAATGCTGTATGAAAGCATGGAGCCTTTAAACGGTAATATTGAGAATCTTGACAGGTTCGTATCGAACTTCTTTGAAAGCTCTCTGGCTTTGGCCACAAACCCGGCTGGCCAACTGGTTGCTTTGCCTACCGAAGCTACGGCAAACGGTATGCTGGTCAACAAGACTGCCTTCGAAAGTGTCGGAATCGACATCGATGAGTTGTCCAGGACATGGACCTGGGATGAATGGGTGGATGCAATGAAGAAGGTTGTTGCTGAGAACGCCAAGATCAAATACGGTATCGGTTACGACTTCAGTCCGCACCGCTGGTCGACTCTGCTTTTTGAAGCCGGCGGACGTTTCCTGAATGATGAGCTGGATGGTATGAACTTCAATACTCCCGAAACACTCGATACATTGAACTTCTTCAAGATGCTGCACGATGAAGGTCTGGCACCGAAATCCGTTTGGATGGGTTCAGAGAAACCACAGGAGATGTTCATGTCCGGGCTGGTAGCCTGCCATATCGGCGGTTCATGGTGGATCAATGCCTATGCACAGGATATTACCGGCTTTGAGTGGACTGCTGTCCGCATGCCAAAGCGCAAGATCCGTTCATCCGTTCCCGGCGGCAAGTTCATCGCTACTTTCAAGGGCGCTGCAAACCAGGAGGTGGCCTTCGATGTGATCAAGACCTTCAGCGATAAGGAACACAATGAGCAGTACTGCCTGAATACGTTCAACCTCTCATCCCGCAAGGATGCCGAGATTGAATATCCGAGACGCTCATCCGACTTTGCAGTATTTGCCGATGATCTTTCGGTCACTCCGGCCTATACTGCCAACGACTGGAAGAGCCCCGAGCTCAACAAGATCTATTCCTATATCCGTGAACAGATCGTGGAAGGCCTGCTTGGAAACCAGACCGTGGAAGAGACGGCGCGGAATATTCATGAAAGGGGAAATTCGTTTTTCAACTAA
- a CDS encoding GNAT family N-acetyltransferase → MKKDHEQIYTIKESDIQRTGVILAEAFQNDPVWDNVLENTTIEQKRAFFESPVRYGLRYGNVYAPSPNIEGTAVWVPGKYADLTIGRGIRSGSMLSAMKIGLHCMLKMKPIFEPLEKDRKDKMKGKSYIYLMIIGVSPEYQGKGFGGRLLKPLIQESNELRVPIYLETSTERNVRMYQHFGFNIVGKLTHPIINIPQWQMLRESS, encoded by the coding sequence ATGAAAAAGGATCATGAACAGATATATACAATTAAGGAAAGTGATATACAGAGGACTGGGGTTATATTGGCTGAAGCATTTCAAAATGATCCAGTTTGGGATAACGTTCTAGAAAACACCACTATTGAACAGAAACGTGCATTCTTTGAAAGCCCAGTTCGATATGGATTGAGGTACGGTAATGTATATGCACCATCTCCAAATATAGAAGGAACTGCTGTCTGGGTACCCGGTAAATATGCCGACCTAACAATCGGAAGAGGTATACGAAGCGGTTCCATGCTTTCTGCAATGAAAATCGGGTTGCATTGTATGCTGAAAATGAAACCAATTTTTGAACCTCTTGAAAAAGACAGAAAAGACAAAATGAAAGGAAAAAGCTATATTTATCTCATGATAATTGGAGTTTCTCCTGAATATCAAGGCAAGGGGTTTGGTGGCAGGCTGCTCAAACCCCTCATTCAGGAAAGTAATGAATTGAGAGTACCAATATATTTAGAAACATCAACAGAACGAAACGTGAGAATGTATCAACACTTTGGATTTAATATAGTAGGAAAGCTTACGCATCCAATAATAAATATTCCACAGTGGCAAATGTTAAGGGAAAGCAGTTAG
- the msrB gene encoding peptide-methionine (R)-S-oxide reductase MsrB has product MVLYDCLITAKVDSILEVIQEQGTEAPFRNEFRDNYEDGIYVDIVSGEPLFSATGKFESGTGWPSFTRPLADGNITENIDTAFGMRRTEVRSYYADSHLGHVFPDGPQPAGLRYCINSASLRFLPVEKVE; this is encoded by the coding sequence GTGGTATTGTATGATTGTTTAATAACCGCGAAGGTTGATTCAATCCTTGAGGTTATACAAGAGCAAGGCACTGAGGCGCCGTTCAGGAATGAATTCCGGGACAACTATGAAGACGGCATCTATGTAGATATTGTCTCAGGAGAACCGCTTTTCAGTGCGACCGGTAAATTTGAGTCCGGTACCGGATGGCCGAGTTTTACCCGTCCTTTAGCTGACGGTAATATTACCGAAAACATCGACACGGCATTCGGAATGAGAAGAACTGAGGTACGCAGTTATTATGCGGACTCTCATCTTGGACATGTTTTTCCCGATGGACCGCAGCCTGCGGGTCTCAGGTACTGCATAAACTCAGCTTCACTGAGGTTTCTCCCGGTAGAAAAAGTGGAATAG